A single window of Streptomyces cathayae DNA harbors:
- a CDS encoding DeoR/GlpR family DNA-binding transcription regulator: MSRDARWQALLELLVERGRLDVDETAAELEVSAATIRRDFDTLAGQQMLVRTRGGAVAHGVSYELPLRYKTARRASEKQRIAEAVAGLLAPGEAVGLTGGTTTTEVARALAVRGDLASGSPALTVVTNALNIAGELAVRPQFKIVVTGGVARAQSYELVGPLADGVLGQITLDVAVLGVVAFDVAHGAAAHDEAEAAINRLLCERAERVIVAADSSKLGRRAFARICPAGSVDTLVTDAAASPEAVRRFEEAGLRVLVA; this comes from the coding sequence ATGTCGCGGGACGCCCGCTGGCAGGCGCTGCTCGAACTGCTCGTCGAGCGGGGCCGACTGGACGTGGACGAGACCGCCGCCGAGCTGGAGGTGTCGGCCGCGACGATCCGCCGGGACTTCGACACCCTCGCCGGGCAGCAGATGCTGGTGCGCACCCGGGGCGGGGCGGTGGCGCACGGGGTGTCGTACGAGCTGCCGCTGCGCTACAAGACCGCTCGCCGCGCCTCCGAGAAGCAGCGGATCGCCGAGGCCGTGGCGGGGCTCCTCGCGCCGGGCGAGGCGGTCGGGCTGACCGGCGGCACCACCACCACGGAAGTGGCGCGTGCGCTGGCGGTACGCGGTGATCTCGCGTCCGGGTCGCCCGCGCTGACGGTGGTGACCAACGCGCTCAACATCGCGGGCGAGCTCGCCGTGCGCCCGCAGTTCAAGATCGTGGTGACCGGCGGGGTGGCGCGGGCCCAGTCGTACGAGCTGGTCGGGCCGCTCGCGGACGGGGTGCTGGGGCAGATCACGCTCGACGTGGCGGTGCTCGGTGTCGTCGCCTTCGACGTCGCACACGGCGCGGCGGCGCACGACGAGGCGGAGGCGGCGATCAACCGGCTGCTGTGCGAACGGGCCGAGCGGGTGATCGTGGCGGCCGATTCCAGCAAACTGGGCCGGCGGGCGTTCGCCCGGATCTGTCCGGCCGGGTCGGTGGACACCCTGGTCACGGACGCGGCGGCCTCCCCGGAGGCGGTGCGCCGGTTCGAGGAGGCGGGACTGCGCGTCCTCGTGGCGTGA
- a CDS encoding SIS domain-containing protein: MTHVEDELTSQPECWTRAATQAAEHTRALPAPGERVAVVGCGTSYFMAQAVAALREGAGQGETDAFAASEFPHGRAYDHVVALTRSGTTTEVLDLLDRLKGGTRTTALTADPDTAVTASADETVVLDYADERSVVQTRFATTALTLLRAHLGLHTGTVVEDARTALARPLPEGLVDCTQFTFLGRGWTVGLAHEAGLKMREAALAWTEAYPAMEYRHGPISVTTRGTATWMLGDAPDGLAEQVRDTGGAWIQGTLDPLAELVRAQRLAVAVAEARGLDPDRPRHLTRSVVLEP, from the coding sequence ATGACACATGTCGAGGACGAACTGACGAGTCAGCCCGAGTGCTGGACGCGGGCCGCCACGCAGGCGGCCGAGCACACCCGGGCCCTCCCGGCACCGGGGGAGCGGGTCGCGGTCGTCGGCTGCGGCACCTCGTACTTCATGGCGCAGGCGGTGGCGGCCCTGCGCGAAGGGGCGGGTCAGGGCGAGACGGACGCCTTCGCCGCCTCGGAGTTCCCGCACGGACGTGCCTACGACCACGTCGTCGCCCTCACCCGCTCCGGCACCACCACCGAAGTCCTGGACCTGCTCGACCGGTTGAAGGGCGGCACCCGTACCACCGCGCTCACCGCCGACCCGGACACCGCCGTGACGGCATCGGCGGACGAGACCGTCGTACTCGACTACGCGGACGAACGCTCCGTCGTGCAGACGCGGTTCGCGACCACGGCCCTCACCCTGCTCCGCGCCCACCTCGGCCTGCACACCGGCACGGTCGTCGAGGACGCGCGAACCGCCCTCGCACGACCGCTGCCCGAAGGGCTCGTGGACTGCACCCAGTTCACCTTCCTCGGCCGCGGCTGGACCGTGGGCCTCGCCCACGAGGCGGGTCTGAAGATGCGGGAGGCCGCACTGGCGTGGACGGAGGCCTACCCGGCCATGGAATACCGGCACGGCCCCATCAGCGTCACCACGCGCGGTACCGCGACCTGGATGCTGGGCGACGCACCGGACGGTCTGGCCGAACAGGTGCGGGACACCGGCGGAGCGTGGATCCAGGGCACCCTCGACCCGCTGGCCGAACTCGTCCGCGCCCAGCGCCTCGCCGTCGCCGTCGCCGAGGCCCGCGGACTCGACCCCGACCGCCCCCGCCACCTCACCCGCTCGGTCGTTCTCGAGCCCTGA